The window GGCACGAACGGGGAGGTCATCCTGGGCTCGCGCGACCGCCTCTGGGCCTGCTCGGCGCCGGCCGGCCCCGCGCTCGAGGGCGGCCAGATCCGCCACGGGATGCGCGGCGCGCTCGGCGCGATCGACCGCGTGGTGGTCGGCGACGACATCCGCGTGCACACGATCGGCGAGGGCCCGGCGCTCGGCATCTGCGGCTCGGGCCTCGTCGACCTCGTCGCGGGGCTCCTCGACGCCGGCGTGATCGACTGGACGGGGCTCATCCAGGTCGAGGGACGCGAGCGGCTCGCCCCGAAGCTCGGCGCGCGTGTCGAGCTGCGCGGCGAGGAGCGCCTCGTCGTCGTCGTGCGCTCGGGCGAGGCCGGCGCCCCCCGCGAGATCGTCCTCACCCAGGACGACGTCCGCCAGGTGCAGCTCGCCAAGGGCGCGATCGCCTCGGGGGTGGCGATGCTCCAGCACGTCGCGGGGATCCCGCGCGCGCGCGTGGCCGAGCTGATGCTCGCGGGAGGCTTCGGCAACTACATCTCGATCCCGAGCGCCCTCCGCATCGGCCTGATCCCGGCCCTCCCGAAGGAGACGATCCGCTACGTCGGCAACGCGGCCTCGCTCGGCGCCCAGCTCTGCCTGCTCTCCGAGACCGAGCGGGCGCGCGCCGCCGAGGTCGCGGCGCGGATCGAGCACGTCTCCCTCGCCGCCCATCCGGACTTCGAGTCGATCTTCGTGGACGCGATGAACTTCCCGCGCGGGTCATGAAGGCGACGATCCCCGTCAAGGTCGTTGGCTTCGAGGTCGGCGCGGTCAGCCAGACACTCGACGCGCGCTGGCTCATGGCGTACGCGGCCGGGCTCGGCGAGACCGACCCGCGCTACTACGACACCGAGGCGCCCGGCGGGCCCCTCGCGCACCCGATGTTCGCCGCCTGCTACGAGTGGACGGTCGCGCTCACGCTGCGCGCGAAGACGCTCAAGGCGGAGCTCCTGCCGCGGAGCGTCCACACGAGCCACCACCTCGTCATCCACCGGCGGCCCGAGGCGAGCGATCGCCTCCTCACGCGCGGCCAGGTCGTCGCGGTCAAGCCCGTCCGCGCGGGGACGCTCCTCGTCACGCGCTACTCCACGGTGGACCGGAACGGGCGGCCCGTCACGACGACCGAGTACGGTGCGATCTTCCGGGGCGTGACGTGCGAGGGCGAGGCGGAGGCCGGCGTGCCGGCGCTTGCCCGCCCAACCGCCCCCGCCGGCGACGAGGTCCGCTGGAGCTCGGCCGTGCCGGTCAGCACCCAGGCCGCCCACGTCTACAGCGAGTGCGCGCGCATCTGGAACCCGATCCACACCGACGCCGCGGTGGCGCGCGCGGCCGGGCTTCCCGGCCTCATCCTCCACGGCACCGCCACGCTCGCCCTCGCGGTGTCGCAGGTCATCAAGCAGGACCTCGGCGGCGACCCCAGGCGCGTCAGCGAACTCAGTGC is drawn from Candidatus Methylomirabilota bacterium and contains these coding sequences:
- a CDS encoding MaoC family dehydratase N-terminal domain-containing protein, which produces MKATIPVKVVGFEVGAVSQTLDARWLMAYAAGLGETDPRYYDTEAPGGPLAHPMFAACYEWTVALTLRAKTLKAELLPRSVHTSHHLVIHRRPEASDRLLTRGQVVAVKPVRAGTLLVTRYSTVDRNGRPVTTTEYGAIFRGVTCEGEAEAGVPALARPTAPAGDEVRWSSAVPVSTQAAHVYSECARIWNPIHTDAAVARAAGLPGLILHGTATLALAVSQVIKQDLGGDPRRVSELSARLTGMVSMPSTLTVRGRGRAGDVIAFDAVDERGEAVLSDGIVRG